The nucleotide sequence GCGCGGGGAAATCCATGACGTCGGGCACATTGCTGGCCCGCGCCAGTTCGGGCGAGACCGGCATGACGACGACATCCTTGGCATCGTTGGCCGAGACCATTTCGCTCAACATCGGACCGGAACGCGGCAGCTGGCATCCGGTCAGTGAAAATGCGGCAAGCAGCACCATCACTGGCGCTGCCTTGCCGCGCCGGCCCAGGGCCGGAACGTACGTTCTCATCGAAGACATGGTTTCCAGGATCAGGGAAGACGGCCGGCGGTCAGGCCTCCATCAGGCGCATGCCCCCGAGGTCCATGCGGTCATCGTTGTTGGATACGCCGATGACCGACACGCACAGACTCAGGAACTTGTCCAGCATGGCATTGAGCGAGAACAGCTCCCTTGCCCGCTGGCGGCTATGCTGCTTCAACACCTCGTTGCCGCGGGTCAGGTCGACCATGGACTCGATCTTGTCGCAGGCCTCGTTCAGGTCCGGATGCTCCAGATCGTCCAGCAGGTGGCCCGTCACGTTCTCGACAAAGCATTCGCCCGCCCCGCCCGCCGGCGTGGACACGACAGGTACCCCCAGCAGCTGCGCCTCGATCAGCACGTTGGGCAAGCCTTCGTACCGGGAGAGCAGCACCTTGACGTCCATCTGCGAGTACCAGTACCCGACATGCTTCGACAGGCCGACGAACAGGAGCCGGTCGCCCACGCACAGTTCGTCCGCCAAGGCCACCATGTTGTCGACCAGGCGGCCGTCCCCGACGATGAAAAAGCGCGCCTTGGGCCGCCGCTTCAGGTACATCGCCGCGAGCTTGATCCAAAGCTGCGGACGTTTGTCCGGCTCCAGGCGGAAGACCCCGCCTATCGTCTCGGTGGCGTCGGCCGTGCTGGCCTGGAAGGCGTTCCACTTGTTCTCGTCTTCCGGCGAGGCGTCCGTCGCCAGTTCCGGGACGCCGTTGTAGAGAATATGGAAACGCACCGACGGGATGCCGAGCCATTTCGCGTACTCCTCCGCCGCCGCGCGGCTGTTGCTGACGAAATGCACGCCGGGCACCTGCGCCAGCGCCTGGTACAGCACGGGATACTCCTCGCGGAAGCGGTCCTTGCGTATGTTCGGCGGCAGGCCGCGGAACACCAGGTGTATGGTGGGGACGCCGGCCAGCAGCGCCGCCAGGGCGCCGAACAGGCAGGTGCCGTCCTGCCATAGGCTCACCACGTCGAAGGCATGTTCGCGCAGCAACGGCGTAAGACGCGTCACGCCGTAGTGCACCGGCGGCGGCAGCTGCTCCAGCAGGCGCGTGAGGGAAGGCTCGGCGACCGGCTGGTGCGAGACCGATACCGGCGGCAGCCCATTGATTTCCGTGACCGGGATCTGTGCCTTGGCCAGGACGGGCAGGAAGAAGTCCAGGCCCTGCTTGCGCCCGGAGCCGGCCGGCTCGGTATGCTGCTTGACCAGCACTTCCACCTTCTCCGGCTTGACCGGCATGAAGGCCGGCCGGCGCTCGCCGGACGCGGCCATACGGTGCAGTTCGCCCGCCAGCCGCGTAAGCTGCCGCTCCGCGCCACCCGGCCCCAGGCTGCCCGTGACCAGCGCGATGGAGACGGGATTCTCGGGCGGCTTGGCGTCGATGATGCGGTTCTTGAAATGCAGGATCGCGTGCTTCATCGAGACGATCCGGATGTCCTTGCCGGCCAGTCCTTCCTCCGGCTCGAAGGACCGGTAGAAGGCGTAATCGCTAGCCAGGGCGCTGGCCAGTTCCGCGGCCTTGCTGCCGGGAGCCAGCTGCTCGGCCACGGGTTTGATAGCCTCGTATGCGTCCGCCAGCAATCCGCGCTTGCGCAGGCGCTTGGCGAACTCCACGCGCACGTTGCGGTCGTTGTGGCGTGCGATCAGGCGCCGGAACAGCGCATCGGACTGCTCGTGGGCGCGTATGTCGCTAAGCAGCTTGGCCCGCGCGAACAGCTTGTCCGGATTGCGGGCGGTCCCCGGCAGATAGCGGTCGATGAGCGCCAGGGCCTCGTCGATATGCCGGTCCTTGACGAGCCGCGTCGCGCAATAGCGGACGATCTGCAGGTCGTTGGGGCAATCCTGCAGCAGCGCCGACCATTGTTCGAACATGCCCTCGTTGTGGCCGGCGGACTCTTTCAGCCGCAGAAGAAGAAAGCGGACCTTGGGGTCGGCCATATGGTCGCGCGCCAGCGCTTCCGCGCGCGGCAGGTTGGCCTGCGCGAGTTGAACCCGGCCCGATGCCGCGACGATTCCCTCTAACTGGGCATGAACCCATTGAAGATGGGAGGTACTGTCCTCCTGCTCGGTATCCGGTAGCTGTTTCATGCCGCCTTCCTACGGTTGGCCTTATCGATCCATACCTGGCATCTCTGGATGTAGTGGTCGTACTGTGCGGGGTTCTCCGAGCGCTCCTTGAGCGCTTGCCAGTACGGCAGGGCCTGCTCGAAACGATGCAGGCGCATGGCGCCCACGGCGGCCGCCCGCAGGCCGATGGGATCGTCGGGAACCAGTTCCAGGATCCGTTCGCCCAGGGCAAGACGCTCGATCGCGCTGGACGGATCCAGTGCGCGCGCTTCGGCGTACAGGACCGCCAGCACGCGCCGCTTTTCCTGGGCGACCTCCGGCATCTCCGGCCAGGATTGCGCGATGCGATCCAGCAGTTTCCAGGCGCCCCGGTGGTCTCCCGCGGCCAGCTTTTCGCGCGCGGCGCGTATGGAGCGCGGTCCGAGCCGGCGCAGCTGGCGCTCGGCTTCTTCTTTCGCGCTCTGGTCGGCCGAGGGATGGCCCAGCACCGCGGTGTAGGCGTCTATCGCCTGGCCGAACCAGCCGCCGTTGAAGGCCACGCGCGCGAAATACAGCTGTGTGCTGAACTGGGCGGCGTCGCCGGACGCGGCCAGTTCGAGATGCCGCATGGCGGTCTGCTTGTCGCCCAGCGCATCGGCGGCGCGGCCCCGCATGGCATCGAGCTCGGGGAAGTCCACATGGGTATCGAGCGCGATATCCGTGAGCTCGATCACTTCCTTATGGTTGCCCGCCAGCAGCGCGGCCCGTACGGCCATGCGCATCGCGCGCTCGAACGCGCGCTGCGCGCGCACGCCCGCCAGCGCATCGGGATCCAGCAGGCGATGCGCGAAGATCCGCTCCGCCGCGTCGCGCAGCCGGCCTGCCTCCAGCGCCCGCGCGCCCTCCTCTGCCCACGAGGACGACTGCGCCTGCAGCCAACCGCGGATATCGTCCTGGCCGCTCTTGGGCAGCCCGCATGACACGGCCAGGGCGGCGGCGGCCACCATGTAGCCGCGCCACGACGCTTCCTTGACCAGCTCCAGCGCCTCCGTCTCGGCAAGCGCGGGGGCCTCGGACGCCAGCGAACGCAGGGCCGCGCGATCGCCGGCCATCATCCGGTCGCGCCACAGCACGGCGAATCCGCGGCCATACGAAGGCAGCGCCGCGCGGACTTCCTCCACCCAGCGCAGGACCGCGTCCATGTCGCCGCTGGCCTGGAGCATGGAAAGCACCGTGTCGGCGGCTTCCAGCGCCCATGCCTTGTCGTTGCCCGCAACGCGGAACAGCTGGCGCCAGTTGCCCAGGGCCTCTTCCACATTGCCCAGCTGGCCGGCCGACACCGCCGCGATCCGCAGGATCTCCGGCGTTTCGATCTCGTCGCCCAGCAGGCCGGCCGCCAGCGAATACGCCAGTTCGTAGTGCCCCAGCTTGAAGTGGCTGCGCATCAGCAGCTGTTCGGCCTTGCTGCCCGACGCCACCGCGCCATCGGCGTTTTCCAGCAGCGCGATCGCGCTTTCGTAATCCCCCAGTTCTTCCTGCATCCGCGCCAGCAGCAGCACGTGGTCGGGCAGCCCGGGATGGCGGCGCAGCACGTCGCGCGTGCACCGCGAGGCCTCGCGCAATTCGCCGGCGTCCCACAATTTCTCCAGGCGCTCGGCGCTTTCCTCCGCCGCCAGCCTTGCCACCGTGGCGGGAGGCGTGGACGCGCTCATCCGCGGGCGCATGTAGTTCTTGTACCAGTCGGCGCACAGGCGCTCGGCGAAGAGTTCGGTGTAATGCGTCAGGTCCAGCCCGCCGTTCTCCAGCGCATCGGCTTGCCCTATCTTGTTCATCAGCGGCGTCGGATCGTAGCAAGGCACGCCGATCTTCTGCGCGGCCGCGCCGATGGCGGCGATCAATTGCTGCCGCTGCTCGATCGGCACGTTGTCCGGCGTCAAGGCGTTGACGTGGGTGACGAAGACCACCTTTTCCTTGCCCAGCAGATCGACGAGCTCACGCATTTCGCCCTCGATCTCGTCGTCCGTCAGATCGCGCTTGACGATGCGGGCCAGCAGCTCGCGGTCATCGGCGGGCAGGGCCTTGAAGACCGGGTCTTGCTCCAGCGCGGCGCGCCGCTCCGCGAGCTTGTCCGGGGCGGCGAGCGTCCAGAACATCCGCGCGCGCCCACGGTCGGCGAAGAACTCGCTGAAGTAGCGCACCAGATAGTTGGACTGGATGGGATATTGGTCGATGGTCAGCAGCTTGCGGGAGGACAGCTCGACCATGTACAGGTCCGCGGGTTCGTGCGTCCCGCGGCGGGCCTGTTCGCCATTCGACGGCCGGAAGACCAGCCGCTGTACGTCGGCGGGAATATCGCGCTGGCCGTACATGAATCGCGCTTGCTGCAGCGCTTCGGTGCTCGTATGCACGAAGCCGTAGTTGCGCCCCAGCTGCAGCTTCAGCGGATAGCGGCCTACCGCATCGCGCAAGGGCGTATGGATGCGGCAGGTTCCAATCGGAGCGATCGTGAAAGTAGCCATTCAGGGTCACCTGTAGTGATGGGTTGACGGCCCGAACCTAGAGAGTCCAGTACAAGAGATCGGGCGAAAGCCGCTTGCTATCGAGCACCGACTTCAGGTCGCAGACCATGCCGCCGCGCTTGACCAGCCCGGGCAGGTCATCCCAGATGGATTCCATGGTCTGGCGATGCGGGACGGCCAGGATCAGCACGTCCATGTCCTTGAAGTCCCGGCGCTCCACGAGCTTGATGCCGTACTCGTGCTCCATCTGCTGGGGATCGACCATGGGGTCGCAGGCGACCGGCTTGATGCCGTAATCGCCCAGGGCGTTATACAGATCGACCACCTTGGAGTTACGGATGTCGGGGACGTTTTCC is from Bordetella bronchialis and encodes:
- a CDS encoding glycosyltransferase, which codes for MKQLPDTEQEDSTSHLQWVHAQLEGIVAASGRVQLAQANLPRAEALARDHMADPKVRFLLLRLKESAGHNEGMFEQWSALLQDCPNDLQIVRYCATRLVKDRHIDEALALIDRYLPGTARNPDKLFARAKLLSDIRAHEQSDALFRRLIARHNDRNVRVEFAKRLRKRGLLADAYEAIKPVAEQLAPGSKAAELASALASDYAFYRSFEPEEGLAGKDIRIVSMKHAILHFKNRIIDAKPPENPVSIALVTGSLGPGGAERQLTRLAGELHRMAASGERRPAFMPVKPEKVEVLVKQHTEPAGSGRKQGLDFFLPVLAKAQIPVTEINGLPPVSVSHQPVAEPSLTRLLEQLPPPVHYGVTRLTPLLREHAFDVVSLWQDGTCLFGALAALLAGVPTIHLVFRGLPPNIRKDRFREEYPVLYQALAQVPGVHFVSNSRAAAEEYAKWLGIPSVRFHILYNGVPELATDASPEDENKWNAFQASTADATETIGGVFRLEPDKRPQLWIKLAAMYLKRRPKARFFIVGDGRLVDNMVALADELCVGDRLLFVGLSKHVGYWYSQMDVKVLLSRYEGLPNVLIEAQLLGVPVVSTPAGGAGECFVENVTGHLLDDLEHPDLNEACDKIESMVDLTRGNEVLKQHSRQRARELFSLNAMLDKFLSLCVSVIGVSNNDDRMDLGGMRLMEA